The Neoarius graeffei isolate fNeoGra1 chromosome 25, fNeoGra1.pri, whole genome shotgun sequence genome includes a region encoding these proteins:
- the kmt5aa gene encoding N-lysine methyltransferase KMT5A-A — translation MNGEILCNGHTTLHNFLSHQPSKPPHHEEISVQVIQEEKSSWKFCTPTETQNNSKRPSTVNGEIILPTMAVNEDLQTLTHKAEEKSRQLQRMQARFPSPAAVTPEVKNTRPPCLKKAGCRKVKVRKSSERVAESKNSNNRKVTDYYPIRRSSRKSKTELKCEQKKHLDELITKGIEDGMIVKYIEGKGRGVFTTQSFQKGQYVVEYHGDLLLKTDAKKREAVYAQDPTAGCYMYYFQYLSKTYCVDATKETDRLGRLINHSKNGNCQTKLHDINGIPHLILVASRDIEEGEELLYDYGDRSKASIAAHPWLKH, via the exons ATGAACGGG GAAATATTATGCAATGGACATACTACACTTCACAATTTTTTGAGCCATCAGCCCTCAAAGCCACCACATCATGAGGAGATCTCTGTCCAGGTCATCCAGGAAGAGAAATCCTCATGGAAATTTTGCACACCGACTGAGACACAGAATAATT CTAAAAGACCCAGTACTGTAAATGGAGAGATCATTCTCCCCACAATGGCTGTGAATGAAGACCTCCAAACTTTAACACACAAAGCAGAAGAAAAGAGCAGACAGCTGCAACGTATGCAGGCCCGTTTTCCCTCTCCAGCTGCAGTCACTCCAGAAGTCAAAAATACTCGCCCACCCTGTCTGAAGAAAGCAGGCTGCCGTAAAGTCAAAGTGAGGAAGTCTTCAGAGAGAGT TGCAGAGAGCAAGAATTCCAATAACCGAAAGGTCACCGATTACTATCCCATACGGAGAAGCTCACGGAAAAGCAAAACTGAATTGAAG TGTGAACAGAAGAAACACTTGGATGAGCTGATCACAAAAGGGATAGAGGACGGAATGATA GTGAAGTACATTGAAGGAAAGGGGAGAGGAGTTTTCACTACCCAATCCTTCCAGAAAGGGCAGTATGTAGTGGAATATCATGGTGACCTGTTACTGAAAACCGATGCCAAAAAAAGGGAGGCTGTATACGCACAAGACCCTACTGCGGGCTGCTACATGTATTACTTCCAATATCTCAGCAAAACGTATTG CGTGGATGCCACGAAGGAAACTGACCGCTTGGGAAGGCTTATCAACCACAGTAAGAATGGCAACTGTCAGACCAAACTCCATGACATCAATGGAATACCTCACCTGATCCTTGTGGCCTCTCGAGATATAGAAGAGGGAGAGGAGCTGCTGTATGACTACGGAGACCGAAGTAAAGCCTCTATAGCCGCTCATCCGTGGCTCAAACACTGA
- the snrnp35 gene encoding U11/U12 small nuclear ribonucleoprotein 35 kDa protein translates to MNEWSALAKVYDPLKAGSIDSTDVEPHDRAIWRAMNARYQPNKGVTGDAQLTLFVARLNKMTTEKDLHVVFSKFGDIRRLRLVRDAVTGFSKGYAFVEYKEERSLMRAWRDGNKVVIDQHEVFVDFEQERTLQGWVPRRLGGGLGGKKESGQLRFGGRDRPFRRPINLPSALPRPADRWREERQRDGRRDTSPGWDREHGRQRDRRDECDRGNERGGRDYHKDRRDSRRYRDRSSERESNRGKDERRYRDSYRDSDKR, encoded by the coding sequence ATGAATGAGTGGAGTGCTCTGGCGAAAGTCTATGACCCCCTTAAAGCTGGCAGCATCGACAGCACCGACGTCGAGCCCCATGACCGTGCCATATGGCGGGCGATGAATGCCCGTTATCAGCCCAATAAAGGTGTAACAGGTGATGCTCAACTCACACTTTTTGTCGCACGTCTTAACAAAATGACAACCGAAAAAGACCTTCACGTTGTTTTCTCCAAATTTGGTGACATCCGACGACTGCGGCTCGTCCGGGATGCCGTGACGGGCTTCTCCAAAGGCTACGCCTTTGTGGAGTACAAGGAGGAACGTTCTCTAATGAGAGCATGGAGAGATGGCAACAAGGTAGTCATCGACCAGCACGAGGTCTTTGTGGACTTTGAGCAGGAGCGCACGTTGCAGGGATGGGTACCGAGGAGACTTGGTGGTGGCCTGGGAGGAAAGAAAGAGTCAGGCCAGCTGAGGTTTGGAGGCAGAGACAGACCATTCAGGAGACCCATAAACCTGCCTAGTGCATTGCCCAGGCCAGCTGACCGGTGGagagaagagagacagagagatggcaGAAGAGACACCTCTCCAGGTTGGGACAGAGAACATGGGCGACAACGGGATCGGAGGGACGAATGTGATCGTGGGAACGAGCGAGGTGGTCGGGATTACCATAAAGACAGGAGGGACTCCAGACGATATAGGGACAGGAGTAGTGAGCGAGAATCCAACCGAGGAAAGGATGAGAGGAGATATCGGGACTCTTACAGAGATTCGGATAAAAGATGA